One Capsicum annuum cultivar UCD-10X-F1 chromosome 2, UCD10Xv1.1, whole genome shotgun sequence genomic window carries:
- the LOC107858721 gene encoding E3 ubiquitin-protein ligase At3g02290 isoform X2, which produces MGAVCCCLRDECEDFANPNSSMHRNCICLQTLVQNFLHVYASLFPRGGRHVVPSSDQGAASLSSTASNNDSLSDMYRSPPRPLPYDADPRYFRLQQDGQIPRMEKGSSHSHEETEPLQRSFDDPESLSDVKKWSQPTFEEGSKEYNKSSVEFSTAKMASGDAHIYYYSEDEDVCPTCLEGGHRFKSWTQPMAEMQCKVRLRS; this is translated from the exons ATGGGTGCAGTTTGTTGTTGCTTGCGAGACGAATGTGAAGATTTTGCCAACCCAAACAGCTCAATGCATAGGAACTGTATATGCCTTCAGACTCTTGTTCAGAATTTCTTGCATGTG TATGCATCACTTTTCCCGAGAGGAGGAAGACATGTCGTTCCTTCATCTGATCAAGGTGCAGCATCTTTGAGTTCTACAGCATCTAATAATGACTCACTATCTGACATGTACCGCTCTCCTCCTAGACCACTGCCTTATGATGCTGATCCAAGATATTTCCGCTTGCAACAAGATGGACAAATCCCAAGAATGGAGAAAGGCTCAAGCCACTCACATGAGGAAACTGAACCACTACAAAGAAGTTTTGATGACCCTGAATCATTAAGTGATGTAAAAAAATGGAGTCAGCCTACATTTGAAGAAGGATCAAAAGAATACAACAAATCTTCTGTGGAATTCTCAACCGCTAAAATGGCTTCTGGAGATGCTCATATCTATTATTATTCAGAAGATGAAGATGTCTGCCCAACATGTCTtgaag gaggtcacaggttcaagtcTTGGACACAACCTATGGCAGAAATGCAATGCAAAGTAAGGCTGCGTAGTTAG
- the LOC107858721 gene encoding E3 ubiquitin-protein ligase At3g02290 isoform X3 has protein sequence MGAVCCCLRDECEDFANPNSSMHRNCICLQTLVQNFLHVYASLFPRGGRHVVPSSDQGAASLSSTASNNDSLSDMYRSPPRPLPYDADPRYFRLQQDGQIPRMEKGSSHSHEETEPLQRSFDDPESLSDVKKWSQPTFEEGSKEYNKSSVEFSTAKMASGDAHIYYYSEDEDVCPTCLEGDGI, from the exons ATGGGTGCAGTTTGTTGTTGCTTGCGAGACGAATGTGAAGATTTTGCCAACCCAAACAGCTCAATGCATAGGAACTGTATATGCCTTCAGACTCTTGTTCAGAATTTCTTGCATGTG TATGCATCACTTTTCCCGAGAGGAGGAAGACATGTCGTTCCTTCATCTGATCAAGGTGCAGCATCTTTGAGTTCTACAGCATCTAATAATGACTCACTATCTGACATGTACCGCTCTCCTCCTAGACCACTGCCTTATGATGCTGATCCAAGATATTTCCGCTTGCAACAAGATGGACAAATCCCAAGAATGGAGAAAGGCTCAAGCCACTCACATGAGGAAACTGAACCACTACAAAGAAGTTTTGATGACCCTGAATCATTAAGTGATGTAAAAAAATGGAGTCAGCCTACATTTGAAGAAGGATCAAAAGAATACAACAAATCTTCTGTGGAATTCTCAACCGCTAAAATGGCTTCTGGAGATGCTCATATCTATTATTATTCAGAAGATGAAGATGTCTGCCCAACATGTCTtgaag